A single genomic interval of Nodosilinea sp. PGN35 harbors:
- the rplI gene encoding 50S ribosomal protein L9 yields MAKRVQVVLTEDVRKLGYNGDLVEVAPGYARNYLIPNGKAVRTTPGVLKQVERRREAQQQRLLEIKQEAEATKTALTTIGMFTIQKPVGENEAIFGTVTSSDVADVIKSLSGKEVDRRDISVPDINKLGEYQAEVKLHPEVTATVNLRVVAE; encoded by the coding sequence ATGGCAAAACGGGTACAGGTAGTTCTCACAGAAGATGTTCGCAAGCTGGGCTATAACGGCGACCTGGTAGAGGTAGCCCCTGGCTACGCACGTAATTATCTTATCCCCAACGGGAAAGCGGTGCGCACCACCCCCGGCGTGCTGAAGCAGGTAGAGCGTCGGCGCGAGGCGCAACAGCAGCGGCTGCTTGAGATCAAGCAGGAGGCCGAAGCCACCAAAACGGCGCTGACCACCATTGGCATGTTCACCATTCAAAAGCCGGTAGGCGAGAACGAGGCTATTTTTGGTACCGTCACCTCTAGCGATGTGGCCGATGTGATCAAGTCGCTGTCGGGCAAAGAGGTTGACCGACGCGATATTTCCGTACCCGATATCAACAAGCTGGGCGAGTACCAGGCCGAGGTGAAGCTGCACCCCGAAGTCACTGCCACGGTCAACCTGCGGGTAGTCGCCGAATAG
- the dnaG gene encoding DNA primase — MDTPRLHPDTIEAVRDRVDIVDVVSQQVVLKKQGKDFVGLCPFHEDKSPSFSVSPSKQFYYCFSCGAGGNAFKFLMELNKRSFADVVLDLAQRYQVPVTTLEPAKRQELQRQLTLREQLYEILAVTARFYEHALQQIDGAAALAYLYERGLSDGTIQQFQLGFAPGGWQTLYGYLVEQKHYPVALVEQAGLVVPRQKGDGFYDRFRDRLMIPIRDSQSRVIGFGGRALGDEKPKYLNSPDTELFDKGKTLYGLDLARAAIAKEDRAIVVEGYFDVIALHAAGLENAVAALGTALNAAQVRQLLRYTESKQILLNFDADAAGVKAAQRAIGEVEEMAYRGDVQLRVLNIPDGKDPDEFLRQHSAAAYRELIDVAPLWIDWQIHNLIEGRDLRQADQFQQTSQAVVKLLSDIANADTRTHYVRYCAEIFSNGDSRLVPLLAENLVTQVRRQRRSTSSEALPKSAPSPTPSASSLEQAEAALLRIFLHAGGHRDEIRQVLEDRDLQFSYSHHRALWRQMQRLLADATDPRADLVGLLRNQLADTGLATTPLQSLMHLSEKAKRDILRAPLVIRAAAACMEKNLCEKRYRHFLALWEKTDCTAAPEQFAEYQRQIYAEKRRIEALEKDRQVSFEDLATMPWVGEQYDSLDR; from the coding sequence ATGGATACCCCCCGCCTTCACCCCGACACCATTGAAGCGGTGCGCGATCGCGTCGATATTGTCGATGTGGTCTCCCAACAGGTGGTGCTCAAAAAGCAGGGCAAAGATTTTGTTGGCCTCTGCCCTTTCCACGAAGACAAGTCGCCCAGCTTTAGCGTCAGCCCCAGCAAGCAGTTTTACTACTGCTTTTCCTGCGGGGCAGGGGGCAACGCTTTTAAGTTTTTGATGGAGCTCAACAAGCGCTCCTTTGCTGATGTGGTGCTCGATCTGGCCCAGCGCTACCAGGTACCGGTGACCACCCTGGAGCCCGCCAAGCGGCAAGAACTCCAGCGACAGCTCACCCTGCGGGAGCAGCTCTACGAGATTCTGGCGGTGACGGCCCGGTTCTACGAGCACGCCCTTCAGCAGATCGACGGGGCCGCCGCCCTGGCCTACCTCTACGAACGGGGCCTGAGCGACGGCACCATACAGCAGTTTCAGCTGGGGTTTGCGCCCGGGGGCTGGCAGACCCTCTACGGCTACCTGGTGGAGCAAAAGCACTACCCGGTGGCCCTGGTGGAGCAGGCGGGGCTGGTCGTGCCCCGGCAGAAGGGCGACGGCTTTTACGACCGGTTTCGCGATCGCCTCATGATCCCGATCCGCGATAGCCAGAGCCGGGTGATTGGCTTTGGTGGCCGCGCCCTGGGAGACGAAAAGCCCAAGTACCTCAACTCCCCCGACACCGAGCTGTTTGACAAGGGCAAGACCCTCTACGGGCTCGATCTGGCCCGAGCCGCGATCGCCAAGGAAGACCGCGCCATTGTAGTCGAGGGCTACTTCGACGTCATCGCCCTCCACGCCGCCGGGCTGGAGAACGCCGTCGCCGCCCTGGGCACGGCCCTCAACGCCGCCCAGGTGCGCCAGCTGCTGCGCTACACCGAGTCCAAGCAAATTTTGCTCAACTTCGACGCCGATGCCGCCGGAGTCAAGGCCGCCCAGCGGGCGATCGGCGAAGTCGAAGAGATGGCCTACCGAGGCGATGTGCAGCTGCGGGTGCTGAACATCCCCGACGGCAAAGACCCCGACGAGTTTTTGCGGCAGCACAGCGCCGCCGCCTACCGGGAGCTGATCGACGTTGCCCCCCTGTGGATCGACTGGCAGATCCACAACCTGATCGAGGGCAGAGATCTGCGCCAGGCCGATCAGTTTCAGCAGACCAGCCAGGCGGTGGTCAAGCTGCTCAGCGACATTGCCAACGCTGACACCCGTACCCACTACGTGCGCTACTGCGCCGAAATCTTTAGCAACGGCGACAGCCGCCTGGTGCCCCTGCTGGCCGAAAACCTGGTCACCCAGGTGCGCCGCCAGCGCCGCAGCACTTCCTCTGAAGCCCTGCCCAAATCGGCCCCTAGCCCCACCCCCAGCGCCAGCTCCCTGGAGCAGGCCGAGGCCGCCCTGCTGCGAATCTTCCTCCACGCGGGGGGCCACCGCGACGAGATTCGCCAGGTGCTCGAAGACCGCGATTTGCAGTTTAGCTACTCCCACCACCGCGCCCTGTGGCGGCAGATGCAGCGCCTGCTCGCCGACGCCACCGACCCCCGCGCTGATCTGGTGGGTCTGCTGCGCAACCAGCTGGCCGACACCGGCCTGGCCACCACACCGCTGCAATCGCTCATGCACCTGAGCGAAAAGGCCAAGCGCGACATTCTCCGCGCCCCGCTAGTCATCCGCGCCGCCGCCGCCTGCATGGAAAAAAACCTCTGCGAAAAGCGCTATCGCCACTTTCTCGCCCTGTGGGAAAAAACCGACTGCACCGCCGCCCCCGAGCAGTTCGCCGAGTACCAACGTCAAATCTACGCCGAAAAACGCCGCATCGAAGCGCTCGAAAAAGACCGCCAGGTCAGCTTCGAAGATCTGGCCACCATGCCCTGGGTGGGCGAACAGTACGACTCCCTCGATCGGTAG
- a CDS encoding FAD-dependent oxidoreductase has translation MPKVAIVGAGPTGAALALLLARQGIPVTLIEAARDFQRQFRGEALMPSGLDALSQMGLDSLLKTIPHRPLSAWEFWLNDRRLFRADEPLGSARPCTLVSQPPLLEALVQAAQREPRFEWIAGTAVKDLLWQNPDQPSADGNRVTGIRLADGRTLATDLVIGSDGRASVIRQKAGLILDTQPKSIDVLWFKLPAPPGYDTDNRFCTVVKRGRVFSLFHGAEAGKMHLAWAIAPDEPTEQKGWSATFADLVPPPLTAHFRALGDRLSPPVRLSVLVGRCDRWHRPGLLLLGDAAHPMSPVRAQGINLALRDVMVAVNHLVPALNPSGPALDPAVVDRILARIQAEREPEVIQAQKLQSHEAHRGELLRRSSLLRQGLSLLAPVVGSLVERVWVQQQRPLREGTTPVRLEQN, from the coding sequence ATGCCCAAAGTTGCGATCGTCGGTGCTGGCCCCACCGGAGCCGCCCTGGCCCTCCTATTGGCTCGGCAAGGCATCCCTGTCACCCTGATCGAAGCCGCCCGCGACTTTCAGCGCCAGTTTCGGGGCGAGGCGCTGATGCCCAGCGGTCTCGACGCCCTCAGCCAGATGGGTCTAGACTCCCTGCTCAAGACCATCCCCCACCGCCCCCTCAGCGCCTGGGAATTTTGGCTCAACGATCGCCGCCTGTTTCGGGCCGACGAGCCCCTGGGCTCAGCCCGCCCCTGCACCCTAGTCTCCCAACCGCCGCTGCTAGAAGCCCTGGTGCAGGCTGCCCAGCGCGAACCCAGGTTTGAGTGGATAGCCGGAACGGCGGTTAAGGATTTGCTGTGGCAGAACCCTGACCAGCCCTCTGCCGACGGTAACCGCGTCACCGGCATCCGGCTTGCCGATGGCCGCACCCTAGCGACTGACCTGGTGATCGGCTCCGATGGCCGCGCCTCCGTGATTCGCCAAAAAGCCGGGCTGATCCTAGATACCCAGCCCAAAAGTATTGACGTGCTGTGGTTTAAGCTGCCCGCCCCGCCGGGGTATGACACCGACAACCGCTTCTGTACTGTGGTGAAGCGGGGCCGGGTCTTTAGTCTCTTCCACGGCGCTGAGGCGGGCAAAATGCACCTGGCCTGGGCGATCGCCCCCGACGAACCCACCGAGCAAAAAGGCTGGTCGGCCACCTTCGCCGACCTGGTGCCGCCCCCGCTGACGGCTCACTTTCGCGCCCTGGGCGATCGCCTGTCGCCGCCGGTACGGCTTTCGGTTTTGGTGGGCCGCTGCGATCGCTGGCACCGCCCTGGGCTGCTGCTGCTGGGCGATGCGGCTCATCCGATGTCGCCTGTGCGGGCCCAGGGTATCAACCTGGCGCTGCGAGACGTGATGGTTGCCGTCAATCACCTGGTGCCCGCGCTAAACCCGTCCGGCCCTGCCCTCGATCCAGCGGTTGTCGACCGGATTCTGGCGCGCATCCAGGCTGAGCGAGAGCCTGAGGTCATTCAGGCCCAAAAGCTCCAGAGCCACGAGGCCCATCGGGGGGAGTTGCTGCGCCGTTCTAGCCTCCTGCGTCAGGGGCTGAGTTTGCTTGCGCCAGTGGTTGGCTCCCTGGTGGAGCGGGTGTGGGTGCAGCAGCAGCGACCGCTGCGCGAGGGTACTACCCCCGTACGACTGGAGCAAAACTAG
- a CDS encoding AI-2E family transporter yields MAKSNGLELQRVLLVAAAIALWVAIGMLLWAIINVFFMLFLGVLLAIVLRFAAGLVQRYTAIPHPWSLGVVLLVGLGLLAISMVLLVPAVVTQFEQLLEQIGGASNQLQDFLTQGPWSDHIPADILEELSEPARNPNVQRTINQLTAAFSEGFSILANVLFIVFTGLFLAIDPQRYRASLVRLVPPRGRHRANQVLHQVLHGLKLWLVGRVLSMVLIALVITVGLQLMGVPFALALGVLTGLFEFIPVVGPLLSAVPGILMAFTVGPMKALYVAAFFLVVQQLEGNVMTPIVQMKTASLPPVLTLTAVVAMGILFGPLGVLVATPLALVGMILVQELYIHDLLERQTKEIPAKDGIPR; encoded by the coding sequence ATGGCCAAAAGCAACGGCTTGGAGCTACAGCGAGTTTTGCTGGTAGCGGCGGCCATTGCTCTGTGGGTAGCAATTGGCATGCTGCTGTGGGCGATTATCAACGTATTCTTCATGCTGTTCTTGGGCGTACTGCTGGCCATTGTGCTGCGGTTTGCTGCGGGCCTAGTGCAGCGCTATACCGCCATTCCCCACCCCTGGTCGCTGGGGGTGGTGCTTTTGGTGGGGTTGGGTCTATTGGCGATCAGCATGGTGCTGTTGGTTCCGGCGGTAGTCACCCAGTTTGAGCAGCTGCTAGAGCAGATCGGCGGGGCCAGCAACCAGCTCCAAGATTTTCTCACCCAGGGCCCCTGGAGTGACCACATTCCCGCCGATATCCTCGAAGAATTGAGCGAACCCGCCCGCAATCCTAATGTCCAGCGCACCATCAACCAGCTGACAGCCGCCTTTAGCGAAGGCTTCAGCATCTTGGCCAATGTTCTGTTCATTGTCTTTACGGGGCTCTTTTTAGCCATTGACCCCCAGCGCTACCGGGCCAGCCTGGTGCGTTTGGTGCCCCCTCGGGGTCGCCATCGGGCTAATCAGGTGCTCCATCAGGTGCTCCACGGCCTCAAGCTGTGGTTAGTGGGGCGGGTGCTGTCTATGGTGCTGATTGCCCTGGTAATCACCGTAGGACTACAGCTGATGGGGGTGCCCTTCGCCCTGGCCCTGGGAGTTCTCACCGGCCTATTCGAGTTTATTCCGGTGGTAGGGCCGTTGCTGTCGGCTGTACCGGGCATTTTAATGGCGTTTACCGTGGGGCCAATGAAGGCCCTGTACGTGGCGGCGTTTTTTTTGGTTGTGCAGCAGCTAGAGGGCAATGTGATGACGCCCATCGTGCAGATGAAGACGGCCTCTCTGCCGCCAGTCCTCACCCTGACCGCCGTGGTGGCCATGGGCATACTGTTTGGCCCCCTAGGGGTTTTAGTGGCCACACCCCTGGCCCTGGTGGGAATGATTTTGGTGCAAGAACTCTACATCCACGATCTTCTAGAGCGGCAGACCAAAGAAATACCCGCAAAAGACGGTATCCCTAGGTAA